From a region of the Candida albicans SC5314 chromosome 1, complete sequence genome:
- the BUD6 gene encoding Bud6p (Protein required for Spitzenkorper formation in hyphal cells (wild-type localization of Mlc1p to the Spitzenkorper); localizes to polarisome) encodes MSSNNSRLTPDRTSVSSSTNIVSHNSSGKRRSLNTIESSVTRLLVSTKHLLESLTQWARKEADDKFVSDAYVKLGNDFRAAIRAFSNNGIDISDIGNVPQALRIILEAALSEAPSQENLDRFLPSIRNIIVTLLQTLKTKQAKAKAISQEKSTKEELPTENQRPSSLGVEGQQQQQQQQQQQQQRTGDNDSSVERSDALSQLQKGDVLQRRASKRFSAYQYAKLTNFNNPTTSVPKIKPMESPEVRHSKIMETEEPNVTPNKGVESVQEDGNTEEYVLLRINAKTKKAKVSLPVTFASLRLLFVEKFAYSPGAGNFPDIYIQDPRSGVSYELEEHLLPDVKSGTLLCLNETDDQNKSINELNLRLDDLTKKIDTMGSTIIAQVKDSVASVEIPVPTVAASASAVTAKSGNANEANKIGRKDITNLERDFRAIKQLHNSSSENFKETISNITEQLRKFQEIGLEVSQNSNRAYMESCNSKLSDDSDSLITKVDDLQDIMEEMRKDVAQRGVRVSDKQLKHILKDINLAKKSLHDMTLYISKERPVWKKIWEAELDKVCEEQQFLNLQDDLIQDLQDDIKKIEETYNLIEQCSIEQIKGASSKRNKIVANLYIPEPGESLHDLKDAVLNDIVGLTPNHESRLEAIERAEKLREKERDMMKLTKFQEELGDFVEDKKLKRSGGIEEIEKQRQLRDIENLKSSFGGI; translated from the coding sequence ATGTCATCCAACAATTCCCGATTAACACCAGATAGGACCTCTGTCTCCAGCTCCACCAATATTGTGTCACACAATCTGTCAGGTAAAAGACGTTCTCTAAATACAATTGAGTCTAGTGTGACTCGACTCCTTGTATCAACCAAACATTTACTTGAGAGTTTAACTCAGTGGGCACGCAAAGAAGCAGATGATAAGTTTGTATCAGATGCATATGTCAAATTGGGTAATGATTTCAGAGCAGCAATAAGGGCATTTAGCAATAATGGCATCGACATTTCAGATATAGGGAATGTGCCACAAGCATTGAGGATTATTTTGGAGGCTGCATTGAGTGAAGCACCTTCACAAGAAAACTTGGACAGGTTCTTACCTAGCATCAGGAATATAATTGTAACATTGTTGCAAACTTTGAAAACCAAACAGGCAAAGGCGAAGGCAATTTCTCAAGAAAAGTCTACTAAAGAGGAATTACCAACTGAGAATCAACGACCTTCATCACTTGGTGTTGAAGgacagcaacaacagcagcagcagcaacaacaacaacaacagagaACAGGAGATAATGATTCCAGTGTTGAGCGAAGCGATGCTTTGTCTCAGTTACAGAAGGGAGACGTTCTTCAACGTCGTGCATCAAAGCGGTTTAGTGCTTATCAGTATGCAAAACTAACAAACTTCAACAACCCTACAACTAGTGTGCCTAAGATAAAACCAATGGAGTCTCCAGAAGTTCGGCATTCAAAGATTATGGAGACAGAAGAACCAAATGTCACACCAAACAAAGGGGTAGAGTCAGTTCAAGAGGATGGAAATACAGAAGAGTACGTTTTGCTAAGAATTAATGCAAAAACTAAGAAAGCCAAAGTTAGTTTACCAGTAACATTTGCTTCATTGAGACTATTGTTTGTGGAAAAATTTGCATACTCCCCAGGGGCAGGTAATTTTCCAGACATATATATTCAGGACCCACGTAGTGGTGTTCTGTACGAGCTCGAGGAACATTTGCTTCCCGATGTCAAATCCGGCACTCTTCTTTGTTTAAATGAAACAGATgatcaaaataaaagtataAACGAATTGAATTTACGGTTGGACGACTTgactaaaaaaattgatacaATGGGGAGCACCATAATAGCACAGGTGAAAGACTCAGTGGCATCTGTTGAAATTCCGGTACCCACTGTTGCTGCTTCTGCTTCTGCTGTTACTGCTAAAAGTGGGAACGCAAATGAGGCAAATAAAATAGGGCGCAAGGATATTACCAACCTAGAAAGAGATTTCCGTGCCATTAAACAGTTGCATAATTCGTCATCGGAAAATTTCAAGGAGACGATTTCGAATATTACCGAGCAGCTCAGAAAATTCCAGGAAATAGGTCTTGAGGTATCTCAAAATTCTAACAGAGCTTATATGGAGTCCTGTAATTCTAAGTTGTCTGATGACTCTGATCTGTTAATTACCaaagttgatgatttgCAAGATATAATGGAAGAAATGAGAAAGGATGTGGCACAAAGAGGGGTCCGTGTTAGCGACAAGCAGTTGAAACACATTCTCAAAGATATTAACTTAGCCAAGAAATCTCTTCATGACATGACATTATATATCTCGAAGGAAAGACCGGTGTGGAAGAAAATTTGGGAGGCAGAATTGGACAAGGTCTGCgaagaacaacaatttttgaacTTGCAGGATGATTTGATCCAAGATTTACAAGAtgatatcaaaaaaattgaagaaacgTACAATCTTATTGAACAATGTTCCATTGAACAGATTAAAGGGGCATCTAGCAAAAGGaataaaattgttgctAACTTGTATATCCCAGAACCAGGTGAAAGTTTGCACGATTTGAAGGACGCAGTGTTGAATGACATTGTTGGACTCACACCAAACCATGAAAGTCGACTTGAAGCCATTGAACGGGCAGAGAAATtgagagagaaagaacGAGATATGATGAAACTTACCAAGTTTCAAGAAGAGTTAGGTGATTTTGTTGAGGataagaaattgaaaagatcAGGGGGTATTGAAGAGATAGAGAAGCAGCGACAATTGAGAGATATCGAGAATTTAAAAAGCTCGTTTGGGGGTATATGA
- a CDS encoding uncharacterized protein (Ortholog(s) have tRNA-specific adenosine deaminase activity, tRNA-specific adenosine-34 deaminase activity and role in adenosine to inosine editing, tRNA modification): MSNIKSHVDLESGILYGTLLQIRNKSDCLSLKPDLVPVWVGEVNPRQGKLLMSFIKTHFSLEDVTTPCLNHLKRIRKVDDHLEVIIYPYESDEQCASIMELSRKFPEEFSIDNLEVKEVPQNAPPTKELTQQWSNGYWPITWKGNPNHQFLNSVEIDIEQEKQMINTLLDSLADAAVSQDSTFNFSGTLIASKEDDRIEIHTICIASDINNDPQGHSVMEAISKIAEREVMNRKSNQSERGYLCNDMLVYTTHEPCVMCCMALVHSRIGRIIYLKPEKSSGGLESHYQLGDRDGLNWKFEIWRWLGVDELARLDRINENRCPCIDY, encoded by the coding sequence ATGTCTAATATAAAGAGCCACGTTGATTTAGAACTGGGTATACTATATGGTACACTTTTACAAATTCGAAACAAGAGTGATTGTCTTTCCCTTAAACCTGATCTTGTACCAGTATGGGTGGGAGAAGTGAATCCTAGACAAGGTAAACTCTTGATGTCGTTTATAAAGACACATTTCAGTTTGGAAGATGTAACTACTCCTTGTCTTAACCATCTAAAACGAATAAGGAAAGTTGATGATCATTTAGAGGTAATAATTTATCCGTACGAATCCGACGAGCAGTGTGCTAGTATTATGGAGTTATCCCGGAAATTCCCTGAAGAGTTTAGTATTGACAACTTGGAGGTAAAAGAGGTTCCACAGAATGCACCTCCAACTAAGGAACTTACTCAACAGTGGTCTAATGGGTACTGGCCGATTACATGGAAAGGAAATCCAAACCACCAATTCTTGAACTCGGTcgaaattgatattgaacaGGAGAAACAAATGATAAATACGCTTTTGGACTCTTTGGCTGATGCAGCCGTATCACAGGACTCTACATTTAACTTTCTGGGTACATTAATAGCTTCGAAAGAAGACGatagaattgaaatacATACTATATGTATTGCTTCTGATATCAACAATGATCCGCAGGGGCACAGTGTCATGGAGGctatttcaaaaattgcTGAAAGGGAAGTCATGAACAGAAAAAGTAACCAAAGTGAGCGAGGATACCTTTGTAATGATATGCTTGTCTATACAACCCATGAGCCCTGTGTAATGTGTTGTATGGCGCTAGTACACTCAAGAATTGGACGAATCATATACTTGAAACCAGAAAAGAGTTCTGGTGGGTTGGAATCTCATTATCAGCTCGGTGATCGAGATGGACTAAATTGGAAATTCGAAATATGGAGGTGGTTGGGAGTTGATGAATTGGCACGATTAGATAGAATAAACGAAAATAGATGTCCATGTATagattattaa
- a CDS encoding uncharacterized protein (Ortholog(s) have nuclear localization sequence binding, protein transporter activity and role in mRNA export from nucleus, protein import into nucleus, regulation of mitotic nuclear division, regulation of protein desumoylation) — protein sequence MTVLPNEYHSALTQLLENLLSTDNTIRAEAEKSLDQNWTSKDNVELLLVFLAEQACQGNNDTIRAFASVMFRRMAIKSPKELQSVTDRTIGVIGEPARQQIRGILLAGFTSPQSNQVRHKLSDAISEVAKEDASPAGTWNELIPALFEATRNEDPSFRESAFRVFSASPELIDNSYIDEVLPVYNAGFEDANDDVRIAACTAFVAFFRKLPKNTWKLLSPLLPNLLNSLPRFLQNGQDHALASVLEALIDLVELAPKMFKDMFPTIIEFCSAVAKNKDLDLNSRMAALELLSTFAEVSPSMCKLTPTYTEQMVLITLSMLTEVCIDDDDAAEWNNKDDSEDEDEEQEYGAARQALDRVALKLNGQALAGPLFQYLPAMVSSSNWRERQAALMALSSAAEGCADVLMNEIPKILDMILPSLEDEHPRVQYAGCNALGQMSTDFADVIQRTSGDRILPALISKLTNKSVPRVQAHAAAALVNFSEAATKEVLEPYLDDLLNNLLILLQSPKRYVQEQVLTTIAIIADAAEKTFVKYYDTLMPLLVNVLRTDVGAENKLLKAKCIECSTLIALAVGKEKFAPHSQELIQLFGHIQQSATEDDDLVKSYLEQAWGRICKILGKDFLPYLPSVLPPLMLTAKASQDISLLEEEDAEELKLNEEWDVINISGKWIGVHTVTLDEKVTAMDLLRTYAVQLKEDFMPWVKEIAEEIAIPGLDFYLHDGVRGSAALTLASLLRCCVAATGNNSTEALTLWSKICNKLSESLCSEPVPELLIAYYTTLVESINVLAPNAVSGTQLQALSKAVNANMIEIYNRIKERDNAEDEYTEDVEEDEEEYTDEELLDEINKVIAVVFKNVKSNFLETLQILGPTISSFINDENTTVKFCGLSIVSDILEHCGPDSVPFKEMFVKVISESVTSANASIRQICTNAIGMAAQYGGDGYAEFCLSLLEPMFKMAMVPDARADENVYATENCVSAIAKVCHRFSSSVPNLDSLIDQWISLLPIVQDESAAPFAYMFLSELIDRNHPSVLKQVPKVVESVIQALAHASISGNTAQKVVISTRTLLGSIPHEEAVALLQKNPSDLDVVQKFFS from the coding sequence ATGACAGTGTTACCGAACGAATATCATTCTGCACTCACACAGCTTTTAGAGAATTTGCTTTCTACTGACAATACAATCAGAGCTGAAGCTGAAAAGTCACTCGACCAGAACTGGACATCCAAAGACAatgttgaattattattagtattttTGGCTGAACAAGCATGTCAAGGAAATAATGACACTATACGTGCTTTTGCTTCAGTTATGTTTAGACGTATGGCCATAAAATCCCCGAAAGAATTGCAAAGTGTCACTGATAGAACAATTGGTGTTATTGGAGAGCCAGCAAGACAACAAATTAGAGGCATTTTGTTAGCTGGATTTACCTCACCACAATCAAATCAGGTCAGACACAAACTTTCTGATGCAATTTCAGAGGTTGCCAAAGAAGATGCTTCTCCTGCAGGAACTTGGAATGAGTTGATACCTGCTTTATTTGAAGCCACCAGAAACGAAGACCCTAGTTTCCGTGAATCCGCATTTAGAGTTTTTTCTGCATCACCCGAGTTGATTGACAATTCCTATATTGATGAAGTCTTGCCTGTGTACAATGCTGGATTTGAGGATGCAAACGATGATGTGCGTATTGCTGCTTGTACTGCCTTTGTTGCATTTTTCAGAAAACTCCCAAAAAATACTTGGAAATTGTTGTCACCATTATTACCTAACTTGTTGAACTCGTTACCAAGATTTTTGCAAAACGGACAGGACCATGCGTTGGCTTCTGTATTAGAAGCTTTGATTGATTTAGTGGAGTTGGCACCAAAGATGTTTAAGGATATGTTCCCTACTATTATTGAGTTTTGTTCTGCAGTGGCAAAAAATAAGGATTTAGATTTGAACTCAAGAATGGCAGCATTGGAATTGCTCAGCACTTTTGCTGAAGTTTCTCCTTCAATGTGTAAGTTAACCCCAACATACACTGAGCAAATGGTACTCATCACATTATCAATGTTAACCGAAGTCTGTATAGATGACGACGATGCAGCCGAATGGAATAACAAAGACGATAGTGAAGACGAAGACGAAGAACAAGAATATGGTGCCGCCAGACAGGCTTTGGATAGAGTTgctttgaaattgaatggGCAAGCTTTGGCAGGACctttatttcaatatttacCTGCTATGGTACTGTCTTCTAATTGGAGAGAACGTCAAGCTGCTCTTATGGCTCTTTCTTCTGCTGCAGAAGGTTGTGCTGACGttttaatgaatgaaatCCCAAAGATTTTGGACATGATATTGCCCTCATTAGAAGACGAACACCCACGAGTTCAATACGCTGGCTGTAATGCCTTGGGACAAATGTCTACTGACTTTGCTGACGTTATTCAGAGAACATCTGGCGATAGAATTTTACCTGCTTTGATTTCAAAGTTGACAAACAAATCTGTTCCAAGAGTTCAAGCTCATGCTGCCGCCGCATTGGTCAACTTTTCAGAGGCTGCTACGAAGGAAGTTTTAGAACCGTACTTGGATGACTTgttaaataatttgttgattttgttgcAGTCTCCAAAGAGATACGTGCAAGAACAGGTTTTAACCACTATTGCCATAATTGCAGATGCTGCAGAAAAGACGTTTGTAAAATACTATGACACATTGATGCCTTTGTTAGTAAATGTATTGAGAACCGATGTTGGTGcagaaaacaaattgttgaaagcAAAATGTATTGAATGTTCTACATTGATTGCCTTGGCTGTtggtaaagaaaaatttgcaCCACATAGTCAAGAATTGATCCAGTTATTTGGACACATCCAACAGAGTGCCACTGAAGACGACGATTTGGTAAAACTGTATTTGGAGCAAGCTTGGGGTAGAATTTGTAAGATTTTGGGGAAAGACTTTTTGCCTTATTTGCCATCTGTTTTGCCTCCCTTGATGTTGACAGCAAAGGCCTCACAAgatatttcattattagaagAGGAAGATGCAGAGGAATTGAAACTCAATGAAGAATGGGATGTTATTAATATATCTGGTAAATGGATCGGTGTTCACACAGTTACTTTAGATGAGAAGGTCACTGCCATGGATCTTCTTAGAACATACGCTGTTCAATTAAAGGAAGACTTTATGCCCTGGGTCAAGGAAATAGCCGAGGAGATTGCCATTCCTGGTTTGGACTTTTATTTACATGATGGTGTGCGTGGATCGGCTGCGTTGACTTTAGCTTCTTTGCTTAGATGTTGCGTAGCAGCCACTGGTAACAATTCAACTGAAGCATTAACCCTTTGGTCAAAAATTTGCAATAAATTAAGCGAACTGTTGTGCTCAGAACCGGTTCCAGAGTTACTTATTGCATATTATACTACATTGGTTGAATCTATTAATGTCTTAGCACCCAACGCTGTCTCGGGTACCCAATTGCAAGCTTTATCAAAGGCAGTTAATGCTAACATGATTGAAATCTATAATAGAATTAAAGAACGTGATAATGCTGAAGATGAGTACACTGAAGACGTtgaagaagacgaagaagaatataCTGACGAGGAACTATTAGATGAAATAAACAAGGTCATTGCAGTTGTATTTAAGAATGTTAAATCTAATTTCCTTGAAACATTGCAAATATTGGGCCCtacaatttcttcattcataaatgatgaaaatacAACTGTTAAGTTTTGTGGATTGTCCATTGTCAGTGATATATTGGAGCATTGTGGGCCAGATTCGGTTCCTTTCAAAGAAATGTTCGTTAAAGTGATTTCTGAATCGGTAACTTCTGCAAATGCTAGTATCCGTCAAATTTGTACAAATGCTATTGGTATGGCTGCACAATACGGAGGAGATGGTTATGCGGAATTTTGTCTTTCATTGTTAGAACCTATGTTCAAAATGGCAATGGTTCCTGATGCTAGAGCGGATGAGAATGTATATGCCACTGAAAATTGTGTTTCTGCAATCGCTAAAGTTTGCCACAGATTTTCAAGTTCTGTTCCAAACTTGGATAGTCTTATTGACCAATGGATTTCATTGTTGCCAATTGTTCAAGACGAATCAGCAGCTCCATTTGCATACATGTTTTTGAGTGAGTTAATTGATAGAAATCATCCATCTGTTTTGAAACAAGTTCCGAAAGTAGTGGAGTCTGTGATTCAAGCTTTAGCCCATGCATCAATATCAGGAAACACTGCTCAAAAAGTTGTAATTTCAACAAGAACTTTATTGGGATCCATTCCTCATGAAGAAGCTGTTGCATTGTTACAAAAGAATCCATCAGATTTGGATGTTGTACAAAAGTTTTTTAGTTAA
- the TERT gene encoding Tertp (Telomerase reverse transcriptase; catalytic protein subunit of telomere synthesis; essential for telomerase activity; has telomerase-specific motif T and other conserved reverse transcriptase motifs), with amino-acid sequence MTVKVNEKKTLLQYVLDNTSNEVPLLPSLKEYMETVLVYQSIKRPLPAIRPQESFDEFMKELVTRLVMEKSNNVIAYGYKTSAMESRSIFTTFHSSGNFILTHITSHNWSTIFSLLGPKKFLELLVNNKGFVSKVNGESVQIFGDVNSHRKAVVVSKYITKFNVLYNSYSRDFSRFEMIRPSIQTILQDILSFSGLNPGRSSKRYRGFKSLLSRIIANDKKCRYDILYAKFIGTSKCNFANVVSNKTEISQVIQFVLLVLGKLLPLDAWGGVSNKKIIKDRVVDFLLLGANEKIHMDDLFRGIRLKDFKWLGRAHQISSKQDFELRTAFLKGYLWWLFEHLLKNILRSFWYITETSSIVSLELNYFPQYLWKELYESWVSKYAKNNLVKMPSKIQREQLPCGKIKLIPKRSSFRVICVPIKRSLKLLNKKLELDTLEKEKREFERYRKEVLSPVGQILRLKLSKLRDTYESYRASVHSSSDVAEKISDYRDSLLTRFGEIPKLFILKFDMKECYDRLSQPVLMKKLEELFENQDNKTSYYVRYYAQLDASHKLKKVKTTIDTQYHNLNILSSSRHLSNCKSLVDKTKTIALQKGNILEVCRSQIYDVVGSVKDARGNLHLYKRKRGVFQGFSLSSIFCDILYSAMVHDCFQFLWKSKQDFLFVRLVDDFLLVTPDSNIYDQVHNILSGKILESYGAFVNKDKTVVVNQTTTKPSIDFVGLEVNTTDLSIKRNSGSISLVTTNFRTFKTLVKYLKTFYQLNLEGFLLDCSFGVLENVLENMGSLLRLVLREFKTKFTSIVKYDTFHCYKFIKFLYDISNYTIVKYVETNSDWDGAPELLNCIKQIIVKEFSSFESYSEIVEWVQTLNI; translated from the coding sequence ATGACCGTCAAAGTAAATGAGAAGAAGACTTTACTTCAGTATGTTCTAGATAATACAAGCAATGAAGTGCCATTGCTACCTAGTTTGAAAGAGTACATGGAGACGGTGCTTGTATACCAATCCATAAAACGGCCTCTACCAGCGATTCGACCACAAGAATCATTTGACGAATTTATGAAAGAGTTGGTGACCCGTTTAGTTATGGAAAAATCGAATAATGTTATAGCTTATGGGTATAAGACCTCCGCAATGGAGAGTCGAAGTATATTTACAACGTTTCATTCGAGTGggaattttattttaactCACATTACAAGCCATAACTGGAGTACAATATTTCTGTTACTCGGACCTAAAAAATTTCTAGAGCTATTAGTTAATAATAAGGGGTTTGTTAGTAAGGTGAATGGTGAATCTGTGCAAATATTCGGTGACGTGAACTCTCACAGAAAGGCTGTCGTCGTTTCCAAATACATTACCAAATTCAATGTGCTTTACAACTCCTATTCCAGGGACTTCTCACGCTTTGAGATGATAAGACCCAGTATTCAAACTATATTACAGGATattctttccttttctgGTTTGAATCCTGGAAGATCATCCAAAAGATATCGAGGCTTCAAAAGTTTGCTCTCGAGAATTATTGCTAATGATAAGAAATGTAGATACGACATTCTATATGCTAAGTTTATTGGTACGTCAAAATGCAATTTTGCTAATGTGGTGAGTAATAAGACAGAAATATCCCAggtaattcaatttgtacTTTTAGTATTGGGTAAATTGTTACCTTTGGATGCTTGGGGAGGTGTTTCCAATAAAAAGATTATTAAGGACCGAGTGGTAGATTTTTTGTTACTTGGGGCAAATGAAAAGATACATATGGATGATTTATTTAGAGGAATTAGACTAAAAGATTTCAAGTGGTTGGGCAGAGCTCACCAAATTTCTTCGAAACAAGATTTCGAGCTCCGAACAGCTTTTCTAAAAGGGTATCTATGGTGGTTGTTTGAACATTTACTTAAAAATATTCTCCGTTCTTTCTGGTACATTACTGAAACTTCAAGTATAGTGAGTTTAGAGTTGAATTATTTTCCTCAGTATTTATGGAAAGAGCTATACGAGTCATGGGTGTCTAAATATGCAAAGAATAATCTTGTGAAAATGCCATCAAAGATCCAAAGAGAACAACTACCATGTGGGAAAATTAAACTCATACCCAAGCGCTCGAGCTTTCGTGTTATTTGTGTACCTATAAAACGATCCTTGAAActattgaacaaaaaattggaattggacACATTGGAAAAGGAGAAAAGGGAATTTGAAAGGTACAGAAAAGAGGTTTTACTGCCAGTGGGACAAATACTACGCTTGAAATTATCGAAACTAAGAGATACATATGAAAGCTATAGGGCTTCAGTACATTCCAGTTCTGATGTGGCTGAAAAGATACTGGATTATAGAGACTCCTTGTTAACCAGATTTGGCGAAATCCCTAAGCTTTTCATCTTAAAGTTTGACATGAAAGAATGTTATGATAGACTCAGCCAACCTgtattaatgaaaaaactaGAGGAACTTTTCGAAAACCAAGATAATAAGACTCTGTATTATGTTCGATACTACGCTCAGTTGGACGCGTCacataaattgaaaaaagtgaaaaccACTATAGATACCCAGTATCACAATTTAAACATTTTGTCGAGCTCAAGGCATCTCAGTAATTGTAAATCTTTGGTCGATAAGACCAAGACAATAGCGTTGCAAAAAGGTAACATTTTGGAAGTTTGTCGAAGCCAAATCTACGATGTTGTTGGTTCAGTTAAAGATGCACGAGGGAATTTACACCTATATAAAAGGAAGAGGGGCGTGTTTCAGGGATTCTCATTGCTGTCTATATTTTGTGACATCCTATATAGTGCAATGGTTCAtgattgttttcaattcttaTGGAAGTCGAAACAggattttttatttgtacGATTGGTAGATGACTTTTTACTTGTAACGCCCGATTCGAATATTTATGATCAAGTGCACAATATATTATCAGGAAAAATACTTGAGAGCTATGGAGCTTTTGttaataaagataaaacaGTCGTTGTTAATCAAACAACCACGAAACCAAGTATAGATTTCGTTGGGCTCGAAGTGAATACAACAGATCTAAGCATCAAAAGGAACTCCGGTCTGATAAGTTTGGTTACGACAAACTTCAGAACATTCAAGACTTTAGTTAAGTATTTAAAGACTttctatcaattgaatttggaGGGGTTTCTCTTGGACTGTTCTTTTGGGGTATTGGAAAACGTGCTTGAAAATATGGGATCCCTCCTTAGGTTGGTTTTGAGGGAATTCAAAACAAAGTTTACCTCCATTGTCAAATATGATACATTTCATTGTtacaaatttatcaaatttctATATGACATAAGTAATTACACAATCGTTAAATATGTTGAAACAAACAGCGACTGGGATGGTGCACCTGAACTATTGAATTGCATTAAACAGATAATTGTCAAGGAGTTTTCCTCTTTTGAGAGTTACCTGGAAATAGTCGAGTGGGTACAAACattgaatatataa
- a CDS encoding uncharacterized protein (Ortholog of C. parapsilosis CDC317 : CPAR2_207660.1, C. dubliniensis CD36 : Cd36_07680, Candida tenuis NRRL Y-1498 : CANTEDRAFT_113324 and Debaryomyces hansenii CBS767 : DEHA2C11088g) yields the protein MDPSLYISQEKKKKMELTKEKYTSTRLCFVYIIIIIPDTTQYLLAMTTNTSSPDILKEYLIKRSEIRDHVSLDAFKKEFPSNVSIELIEKIYKEIERQQQHRFSKIKQNIESQFDIPISNLISEISTNSGTVKKSILLNLTKELELLMSKLATQESELNENIKQKINDLNSLIPLLPSIQFAEEQESDEIMDDVLQKIDTISGILSLNQSIN from the coding sequence ATGGATCCTCTGTTATACATTTCtcaagagaaaaaaaaaaagatggaattgacaaaagaaaaatatacaCTGACACGactttgttttgtttacattataattattatccCAGACACCACACAGTATCTACTAGCTATGACTACCAACACTTCTTCACCTGATATTCTAAAAGAATATTTAATCAAAAGACTGGAGATTAGAGATCATGTGTCACTAGATGCTTTTAAGAAAGAATTTCCTTCaaatgtttcaattgaattaatagagaaaatatataaagAGATAGAAcgccaacaacaacacagGTTCTCCAagataaaacaaaatatagAATCCCAGTTCGATATCCCTATCTCCAACTTGATATCAGAAATATCTACTAATTCTGGAACAGTCAAGAAATCAATCTTACTTAACCTAACTAAAGAGTTGGAGCTCTTAATGTCCAAGCTTGCAACCCAGGAGTCGGAATTGAATGAGAacattaaacaaaaaattaacgATTTAAATTCTTTGATTCCTTTGCTTccttcaattcaatttgcagaagaacaagaatcTGACGAGATTATGGATGATGTGCTTCAGAAAATCGACACTATATCTGGTATTCTAAGCTTAaaccaatcaattaattaa